Within the Candidatus Latescibacterota bacterium genome, the region GAGGTCAGGCTGTTGACAATAGACGATCTTGGGCGTAACATTAATATAAACGAGCATGTCAGGGGCAGGCTGTTCACGATAATCAATACGCGCAACCTGAACATGCTTCCCACCATCTTTACCACGAACTTGCTGCCGAAGGATGACGATAACCCGGAGCGCAGCACGCTCAAAAAGGTCTTAGGCCAAGCTAACTACGAAAGAATCTTCGATAAGACCACGGATAACCTCTATGTCCCTTTTGAATGGCGCTCTTACCGGGAAAAGAAATGAGAGAGGCAGGGCGATGCACGGAATGAAATGGCCAAAGGATTATATCAATCAGGTTATCTGTGGCGATTGTCTTGAGGTTATGAAAAGTATGCCGGATGAGTGTGTGAACATGGTGTGGACTGACCCGCCGTATAACGCTGGCAAGGATTACGGCACATATAAAGACAAGTTATCTGACAATGAATATCTAAAAATGTGCGAGATGTGGGCGCGAGAGATGAAGCGAGTCTCTGGAAACAGGATGGCCATATTTGTGCCGCAGAAATACAAGCTGGATTGGTGGTTGCTGCTGGGGTCGGATTACCGTGAAATTATACTTACGTGGTCTCCAGAGGGCAGTTTGCGCGGAGGGTTTTGCAACCAGTTTTCCACGCTTCTTACAAACATGCGGCCCCTGAAATACACGAAAAACGTATGGCACAATTGCCAAATGCCGGGATTGGGATATTTTTTCCGCGAAAACAATTACAATCACCCCGGTTATACGTCGGAAGATATTACCGCCCGTGTCATAATGGCGTTTTCAGAATTGGGGCAAAAAATCTTAGACCCCTTCGGAGGCGCGGGTACCACTGCGGCGGTGTGTAAAGTGCTGGGGCGCAATTCTGTTAGCGTTGAAGTGGACGCGGGGTGGTGTGAAATGGCTCGTAAGCGGATAGCACAAGCCGCCGAGCAACAAGACTTGTTTCGTAATCCCGTACAAGAGAGACAAGCCGAACAGCACAAGTTGGGGTTGGCGTGAAAAAAAAACAGCCGGAAAAGAAACTACAGGAAGCGTGTCTTGAGATCGCGGGACTGAGCGAGTGCTTCAACGCCTTTCCGGTGGACATCAACCCGGTTCCCGGTGGCGGTAAACTCGATTGGCGCATTGCCGGGTACCCTGATCTGCTTATCGTGGGGTATAGGGAAGACCGTCAGTTCCATGTTGAGCTTAAGATAGGGCGCAACGGCCTGAACAGGAAGCAAAAGACATGGCACGCGCGCTACAAGGCCGTCAACGGTTCCGCTTTCGTCTGCCGTACTACCCTGGAATTCGCTGAAGTGCTGCTTTCAAAGGCCAGAGAGTACGGCTGGCGGGATCAGCGGCTTGAACTTATCCGTGTGGGGCTGCAATGAGTGATTGTGCGCACCAACTCCGAGGGCAATATTGGCGGAGGATGATTGATGGCAGAGAGGCCGCACTAATCAACCTGTCGCATCTTACTCTAAACATTAGTAAGGAGTTTGGGTTCCTCGGCGCGTTTATTGCACTCCATCGGTACAAGGGTAGGTTGGAGCCGCACCTGAGTATATATCTGTGGAAGTGGCACCTATCAATTGGTTGGAGATGGATAGAAAACAACCTCAAGGAGAGCGTATGAAGCGCGTAGCGGTGACAAGAACCGTGGATGGGGATCAGGGCACATTCGGGAAGATCGTGGCTGGTGGACGCTCCTGGTGTTCCCTGGAGCTACCCGGAAGGGGCAATAAGCCCTACGTTTCGCGCATACCGGCGGGAATTTATACCTGTCAGTGGACGTATAGCACTGCTTTTGAGCGCGACCTGTATATCGTTCTCAACGTTCCGGGCCGTAGCGGGATAATGCTGCACTCAGCCAATTGGGCTGGCAACAGGGATAAGAACTACTATTCGCAGTTATTGGGCTGTATCGCTCCCGGCCTTGGTTATGGGCAGATGATTCCCACTGCCAACGAACAGCATTGGCAACCGCAGTGGGCCGTCACGGACAGCAGGGATGCCCTGAAAGAGTTTGAAGATTACCTTGACCGTAAAGAATTTGAGCTTCATGTTATAGATGCAATTTCAGATGTATCTTATGAATGGGCGCTTGCGCCCGCAGCATGAGAGGTAACATCATGAGTATAGCACTGATAGTCGATTGGGCCGTAGATAATTGGGCCATGCTGGCCGCGTCCTTTCCCGTTCTCGCAGCCGCGTTGGCCTGGGTGGCCCACCGCATAGGCAAGCTGGGGCCGATCATCATGGAGCTTTACCATGTGCTCAAGGACAAAGAGGCATCCGACAAGGAGATCGCCACCATAGTCTGGATGTTCGCCGCAGTTCTGGTAGGCTTGTTCAGTAAGCCAAGTTACAAGGTGCTGAACTACGCGCCCGATCACCAGATAGCGTTGCTCAAGGCCAAGCAGTTTATACCGGCCTCATACCGGCCAGAAGTAAAGGCCGTAACTTAACCCAAAGGGGTTAACCATGTTTCTTCTCGATTTACTGGCGGCAATAGGCTCCGTTATGCTCAGGATGTTCAGAGGCAGAACGGGCCGTGTGGCGCGTTATCTTGAGCCGGTGGCAGAATCGATCATCCGGCAGCTTGATAAAACCGAACTGACGGCTGAAGAGCGGTTTAAGCTGGCGTTTGAAACGCTGACCAACTTCGCCATTGGGAGCGGGGCAGAGGCCGCTGATCACGCTATCAACCTCGTTATCGAATGGGAATTAGCTGAGGGGCGTGGTAAGAACATCAAGAAGATATTCGATGAAGGTCTACAGCAGGCCCGCGAGGTCGTGGCGGAAGTGGGCAAGCTGGCCATCGAAAGCGACATGGACAAGAAGCTGGAGGCCGCAGAACAGTTGCGTATGCGACTAACTCACGACATGAAGGAATGGTTGACCGAAACGAATACGCTTTTTTTACTTGTGGAAGCGGCGGTTGCGGAAACTAAAGAATGAATATAAACCGGCCTTGAGTATGGGAGTTCTCAAGGCCGGTTTTCTACTCCCTCAACAGCCGTTCTATTTCTTTCAGGAGTTCGTTGTTCTCCTTCTGGCGGTCAATGAAGCCGTCCACCTTTGTTTCCAGCTTGACGATCCTGCCGTTCGTATCGTTCTTAAGATCGCCGTGCATCTTGTAGTTGGCAAAACCGGTTCCGACAACGGAAACCGCCGCTGCTGCAACGATGCCGATAAGCCAGTAAAAAATGCGGCGTAAATTCTTGACCTCTTCTTTGCTTGCGCGAGTCTTGTATACATCTGCGATAGCTTCCCGAATGTTATTGTCCATCTGCGCTATCTCTTTGGGCATAAAGGGTGTCTGTGGTTGCCGTGGTGTCGGTTGTCTCCATTGAATCTGTCGCAATGTCGCCGGTTTCAGCCACCTCCATCCGTTCGACAAGCAGGGTGCGGATGACAAGCAATCGTACTTTCATACTGTCCTGCTGGGCGCGCAGGCTGTCATCCTTCTCCGCAAGCGTGTCCGCGCGGCTGCTGTCTGGCGATTTACTGGCAGCAGAGAGGGCGACAAATAGCGCCAGGCAGCATATAATCAATAGTCGAAACATCACTTCTCCCTAATTGACAGAACGAGTCCCCTGTACGCCCATGACATTCAAGGGTATTGATACTCCAGTACCTGTGCTCGGATCGAGGGTATCAAACACCGCTCCTATATAGCTCCCAGTTACGTCCGTGTGAAACGCCCGATAGGCATAGGTAGTATCCGTTGCCAAGCTATCGGTGGTTAGTACGGAGAACACGCCCTCTTCCCATGGGCCGTTGGTATCACTCGCGTCCAGAATCGTATCTGGCGTAGCGTGTCTGCCAAGTGGGAAGTATTGAAACCCACGAACTGTGATTGGGGTTGTGTTTGGCGTATACGTGAATCCGGTTGTTCCCGTAAACTGAGCGAGAACATACTTGACGGTATCTGCGTCTGTTGAGATAGTACCATCTGTTATGTCAGTTCTAACCGTGTCCGCTACATCGCTGTGTATGCGAGTGCCAGTAGTAGCCGAGAAGGCGGTTACAATATAAGCCGTGTCGATAGCAAGAGTGTCTGCTGTTATTGAAGTGTTGATGAAGAAGACACTATCTGTTCCAACGATAGACCATTGTACGTTGGTTGAGTCCGTGGATACGAATACCCTGGTTATCGTGTCGGCTGGAACGGCCTGCTTGTAAAAGGTAAACCCCACGCTGTCAAGAGAGCCGTCAGTCCCTACCGAGTCAACTGTTGCGCCAAGAGATAACTGAGGAGCAAGGCCGGTTACTTTGAGCGTGTCCGGGTTATTAGTTACCCCGGTAGTTACGTGTGAAAGGTTGGCAGGAGTATCATCATAATATATAACGATATGGTTATCTGTTATGCTGAACGTCAGAAGCTCGTTCGCATTTTGCGTATCACTAAACTGATCCCCCGCATCCTTTGCCATCAGCATCATTATCCGCAGGGTATCAGAATCGAGATATGACAGTAGCGTATCTTCTCCGGCAGTAGTGAAATCGAGCACCTGCCAGCCGGTTTCCTCTGACGTTGTAATCAGGGAATCAGTAAACACTACAACCCCATAAGCTCCGCCTCCGGAGCCATCGGCCCAACCTGGGAAAGAATTGTAATCATTTCTGTCAGGAACGCCAGTCCATGAACCTTCGACAAATAGCAGAGTATCGGCTTCTGTATTTGCATTAGCAGTGAGATTCATGTGCAGCTTTGCGGAATCTATGCTAACTGCGCTGGTGCTGTAGCCCGATAAATCAAAGGACATCAGGCCACGAAGAATATTCATCCGGCTGCCGTTATCATTGACGGCCTTGATTCTTAGGGTGGCGTTGGATGGATTTATAGCAAACTCAGAACCCCGGACGGAATCCCACGCCGCCTGTGTAGTGGCCCCAACCAGAAAGCCGAGTTCGGTAGTATCGCCCGCCATCATTGTATCATTGACCGAGGGGTCAACTGTAATTGGAAACACGGCCCCAGCCGTATCTACCAGCACAGTCAGGCTGTCTGCTGTGTAGTTGACGGTCAGCGGGACAGCCGAACCAGCAGCATCCCACGCCACCAATTTACCGAGTTCAGCAACTACCGCGCTTACAGCGTTCCTGACCCGACCCTTGCCCACGCCTTCATTTTCATGAGTGGACGTAAAATTAAAACCCCATGCCAAGCGATCAGGGCTGTCAGCCTCAAGATAATAATTGGCCTTCAACCCGTGAGCATGGATGTTAAACTCTATTCCGACATCAGTAGTATCGAAGGCCGGGAGAAATTCAACGAAGCCCTGTTTGCGCTCGAATCTGATCGCGCCAGTTTCGTTATAGGCAATATCAAACTTACCCGTCCGGATTACCTTGCTGAATGTGCCCGTGGTATCATCAGGCTCAAAGTTTAGATTAACCATCGTGCCGGAACTGTCACGGTGAATGGGCTGTAGGCCGATCATCGTAACGAACTTGCCGGAACCAATGCTATCAACCTCAAACGTCTTGCCGTTCAGCGTCCGTTTGCTCACCCGCTCTATTGTATTCGCTGGCTGCTGAAACTTCTCAGGCTTGTTGATCTTAAAACCCTTAGCCGACATCACTGAGGGCAATAGCATTAACAGCAATACAAGTGCGAATCTCATAATCATACCCTCCTTATTTGGATGCCCAGGGAAAGTTAACATCAAACATAATCATATCAGGATGAATCACCCAACCAACAATTTGAGAAGCATGTCCGGCAGTAGTGTCTGCCGGGGCTTCTGTCAATCCTCCCGCCGTAGTGCTGACATATAAATAAGCGCCTATTTTAGTCCAGTTCCAAGTTGTATTATGAGCCACGCCGCGTGTCATTATGGTGCCAGAAGAGCCGTTACTTATGTTGGCCGTCGCCATGCCCATGCCGCGCTTGGCGTAAAACGATCCCGCACCGCTGCTCGTATCGGCATCCGCAAGTTTCCA harbors:
- a CDS encoding site-specific DNA-methyltransferase — translated: MHGMKWPKDYINQVICGDCLEVMKSMPDECVNMVWTDPPYNAGKDYGTYKDKLSDNEYLKMCEMWAREMKRVSGNRMAIFVPQKYKLDWWLLLGSDYREIILTWSPEGSLRGGFCNQFSTLLTNMRPLKYTKNVWHNCQMPGLGYFFRENNYNHPGYTSEDITARVIMAFSELGQKILDPFGGAGTTAAVCKVLGRNSVSVEVDAGWCEMARKRIAQAAEQQDLFRNPVQERQAEQHKLGLA